The segment ATACAAGCTCAGGCaaaagtagcagcagcagttgcACTAATAATACTGACACTATCAAAGCATCTCTCTCAAACTctacacctctctctctctctctctctctctctctacagcAGCAATGATCGGTAGTGACACTGTGACAGTAACAGCGGCAGTGGCTCTCTGACAGGTGGCCCCCACCGGCTCAGACGAAAGCCGGGCCCACCGTCAGcgacagcagcagcatcagcagcagggCCGCGCCTCCTCCCACCGCGCTGTACCCTCGCGGCGCGTCGCTCTGCACAAATGGGGGCCCACGTTTCAGTCAGAGAGAGCGCAAGCAATTATTATTACTGTAATAAATCCGTCTCATAAAAATACTGCATGCAATAAATCAGCCGcgtaaaataaaaaagtacagTACGTCCCTACATTACAAAATATACTAAAacctaaaaaaacataattattgATCACACTAATAAATACTTCtccatctaaaaatataataattttcgAGCTAACGGCCATATCACCGAAAATTGTTATGTTTTGGGAGGAGTATAGTATAATGCCCGTATCTAATAGAATTAAATATCTTGAGTAGATGATtcaataaataatactttaatAGAGAAAGCAAGCattaaaaaaatgacttaaattttattatattttggaatgaataGTATAAATGAACCCGAGAAAAAACTACGTATTTGGCCTCTGGGTGGGCTCCACGTGTCATCGTAATGGCGAGTGTATGGTGGGCCCACGAACCATCGAGAGGGTGGGTGCGTGTTCCGCGGGCTCAGGTGGGCCCGGGCCCCCGTCTCTTTTGACCGGAAGCGctgacacgtgggacccacccccacccccgccgcgcTTTGATGTTCGTGCGGACGCGAGGTGCTCGCCATCAAATCCGGCTTACCACTCCGGGGTTTGGaatccgacggcccagatcgacTCGCGGTATCAAACCGACGGTCCAGATTGGCTCGTAGCAGAGCCGTACGTAGAGGGAGAGTGGAGTGGAGGATACGTACCGACAtatcggcggcggaggggccggggccgggggcgaaggcggcggtggtcgccggcgaggcggcggcgaggggggagcCTGCCGGGGAGAGGCGCTTCTTCCTCGGCTTCTTggtcgccggcgcgggcgccgcgacgtcgtcggacggcgcgggcgccgcggcgatGACGGGAGCCGGCGCGAGGGGcgccggtgtcggcggcggcgacgacgacaatgCCGGCGCCGGGGCGAGCGCtaccggcggcgcggccaccggcggGGGCAATGTGGGAGCCGGCGCCGggggagacgacgacgccgtcgtcggcgccggcgcggcggcgggaggcggcaatGCGGGCGACGGGGAggtggccgcggcgggcggaggcgacgccggggaggTCGCCGGGGAGGTGAGCTTGGTGCCGGAGTGGGACGGGGacgcggcgggggaggtggagatgtggcggtggcggttcttggaagaagatgaaggtgCGGAGGCGGCCGGTGAGTGCGCCGCGCCGGAGctgggcgcggcggccggagacgaCTGGGAGGTCACCGCCGGCGCtgcggtggcgaggaggaggagcaccgggaggaggaggaggcgagctgCCATTGGCAATGGCAGTGAGAGAGCTCAGTGGAGGGAGTGAAGGAGGAGAGAGCAAAGCTGAGCTGAAGTGAAGTGAAGGAGAGCAATAAAAACACTGGCTAGTGAGTGACCAGCTGACCACCACTACTGATGAGTGGTGGAGAACTGAGAGTGAGAAGAAGCACACTGACCAGGGGGCCCActggcagcagcagctagcctCTGTGTCAGCCACTCGCTGGCTCACTGTGTGTGGGCCACACCAAGGCTGAGTCTctcacttccttttttttttttccttacagtGGCTTTGCAGTTCATTGTCTGCTGAAATTAATTATTTCTTCTACTAGAAAAGAATGCAGGAGGacaggagaagagaagggaaatTTAGGGTTTATATTTACGACGAAAACCCATTGAAAACTGCGAAATTTCCAAGATTTTAACGTGGGACGAAATCAGATTCTGAGTGAAATTTCAAATGGTTTtcaagaattcaaatttgaaacagtaaGTTCtgataaaaagaaatattagcGAAAAATGTTATACCACTGGGTAGGAATCTAGCACTCGATCAAAAAGGTAAAATCGAAAATTGTTTAGCACTAGATTGACAGCACAGTGATTTTCTCTCTCACAAAAGGGCTGAGATGAGATGATGATGCTATTAACGGCTTGCTTTGGCTTTAACCTTTTCCCTTTAGTTACTTTGTTCTTGTTTAAGTTGATGGTAACACTTAAGTGCCGAGGAGGCAAGGAATGTTGGAGGTGAGGTGAAGTCGGTGAAGGAAAAGGTAGCTTAGGTAGCTGTGCTTTTTGTAAGGCCCAAAGTACAGGATAAGTTTCCTGGCCCATGTAGGATAGGCCTTTGCACTTTGGAAGCCCAATGTTGCACTTCTTGCTTCAAGACTGGCCCAATATTACTGAGCTACCCTCTTTGCTAGTCCATtaacacacacactctctcgtctctgtctctgtgtgtgtgtgtttgtgttatCTAGTTGCAAAGGAGTCTTCGAATTTCCTCTTTGTTTTCTTTCCGTTCATATTTTCCTATGTTTTGTgggtttcttttttcatttcatCGCATTCTGAAATGCACTGCAAACATAGATGTATTTGACCCACAAGTCAATGGAAGATGCAGAAAACACAAATGAAACGAGTGTTTCTTTCTAGAGCTTTGTTCTGGTCCAGCAGTTGGTATCTTCAGGTACTGGTACCACCAGGTACCAAACGAAATCCGGCCATTCAATAAACTGGGGTACGATTGGAAATGAAGTAAAGCAGCCGGCTAGCGTGCGACGACGAAATCTCCTCATCTTCACAGGCATATCCgagtcgccgctgccgtcgcatTCTGCTCTCCTTGACGCACGACATCGTTCCTcagctcgcgccgtcgcgcaCGTCTCTgtcaccgccgtcgctgccgcctgTCCTCCCCCTAGCCCTAGCGTGTCCTTGCTCTGCGGCAACGACAGTGCGGCCGACGCTGCCGCAACATGTATCCTGACGCGCCGGActttgtcgccgccgccgctgtagtCTGCACCCTATAATTGTTCTGCAACGGAGGTTGTGTTGGAGCTTTTCGCATGAGTATTGATTTTGTGTTTGTCTGACAAATCAACCTGAAGCCATTTAGGCAAATCAACTTcatgcttctctttttttttgcggggaactTCCTGCTTCTCAATTTATTCTTGTATGTATCTTTCATGCTCAAGAACCGTTCAACCAAATCAACCATCGTCGTCGCTAGCAATGACCCGTGGAgtgctgccgtcgtcgccgaagaCAATTATCGGAGCGCTGCCGCCGCAGTTGCAGATGATCCctggagcaccgccgtcgctgccgataACTCCTGGAATGCTGCCATTGTCGCCGCTGAGAACAACTCTTGGAGCACCGTTGTGGCCGCAGAAGACTGATGGAGTGCACCGTAATTCCTGAagcgtcgccggctcgccgccacTGCCATTGATTTTCCTCTGCAAAGCCTTATCCAAAACACGGATCAAATCGACGAAATTCCTTTCCATGTGCAAATACAATTTTACCCCTCCACCTCGTTCCCCTTTGGCAGGCACCATGTAGGGAGTAAATGGTACCTTAAGGTACCAATTGATGTCAGCCATCCAATCATATTTATCCAACGGTCCACATTTGGTATCGGGCTTCACTGCTGGACAGTAAAAAAACTCTTTTTGAGCTTAAGCTGAAGATGAACAAACACAAGCCTGacattctttttttctgaagtAAACTTTTCGAAACCAAATTTCTGAAGAAACCACATCTTCA is part of the Oryza glaberrima chromosome 12, OglaRS2, whole genome shotgun sequence genome and harbors:
- the LOC127757061 gene encoding lysine-rich arabinogalactan protein 19-like — encoded protein: MAARLLLLPVLLLLATAAPAVTSQSSPAAAPSSGAAHSPAASAPSSSSKNRHRHISTSPAASPSHSGTKLTSPATSPASPPPAAATSPSPALPPPAAAPAPTTASSSPPAPAPTLPPPVAAPPVALAPAPALSSSPPPTPAPLAPAPVIAAAPAPSDDVAAPAPATKKPRKKRLSPAGSPLAAASPATTAAFAPGPGPSAADMSSDAPRGYSAVGGGAALLLMLLLSLTVGPAFV